The region CACTGTGCCTGCTTTTAGTTTGTGGCCAAGTCTGATTTCCACCTTTTTGACTCCAAGCCCCCGTGATGGATGACAGCATTCCATACATCACAATCACAAAGGTGCCTACGTTTCCATCCCGGAGGAACGAGCTCGCGTCACAGCTAGCTTTCGGTCGAGGCACACgcgaaaaaaaagaccaaaaaaaaagtgtgtgtgtgtgtgtgtgtgtatatatgtgtgtatatatatatatatatatatatataaagagagagagagagatacacaattccaatgaagttgcgacattgggttaaacataaataaaaacagagtacaaaaatgtgcaaatcatgttcaacctatatttaattgaattcaccacaaagacaagatatttagtgttgaaactgataaactgaattgtttttagcaaataatcattgacttgGAATTTGATAGcatcatgttccaaaaaagctgggacaggtggcaaaaaaagactgtgaaagttgaggaatgctcatcaaacacctgtttggaacatcccacaggtgaacaggctaattgggaacaggtgggtgccatgattgggtatcaaaggagcttccctgaattgctcagtcattcacaagcagagatggggcgaggttcacctctttgtgaactagTGCGTTTGTCgtgcattcaattaaacataggttgaacatgatttgcaaatcattgtattctgtttttgtttaacgcaacatcccaaattcattggaattgggcttgtgtgtgtgtgtatagagagagagagagacagagagagagagtatagATATTGATATAGTGATACATATTCCTGACAGTGGTGTTTCCCTGATAACAGAGATTTGAACCCTTCCAACATAAGTGCCATTAGCTtcaaagagagagaaatattTCCCAGGAAACTCCACGCCAGTATTAAAACAACTTTGTCTCTATAATTATTCTTTTgtggatttgtatttttatatttggagCTGTACACACATTTTGCATTGACTGGCTTTGTAAAACTGATCGTCTGCAACTTTAGTCCACCGCCGGGGATGGAGCGAATGAGGACACTGAGCTTTCTTAAACGTCTTGTTCTGTAACCTGAATATTGTTACtgcttaatttatttataattggATTTAATACTTCATGTCTGTGCGATGGCTTTCTTCTCCCTATGGGAGATCCGACTTTTgactgtggtgtgtgtgtgtgcgttgggCTGATGCTTCCATATGCATGTGAtgtatgatgtgtgtgtgtgtcactgacTGTGTTAACTTTATTGTGCGTTGCATGTCTGTCTTCTACGCAGGAATATTAAAGCCTCACTGGAAAGAAAAGTACAATTCCAAGAATGAAGTCAGATTTGTTTAGACAAAAAGTCCTCATGTAAAAATACAggagttccattcctacggCAGCCGAGAACGTGCGCACCCTAGTCTATCACAAATGTATGCTTGTGCAATAAGAAAGTcattattacagtaaatattagtatgaaaaatacaagttttttttgttgttgttttttttttttttttacttgattaaaaaaaagtagcaatGTTTCAAGACTAAAGTCGTTTTTGAAGAACAAAAGTCATAACGTTAcagaataaagttattttacagGGGGGAAGAAATTTGCATTATTAGGAAAATAGTTGTAAAGTACAGGTAAAAAGTTATTAAtaaagttgtcatgttacaagatAATAAAGTCAGAAAATTGCAAGAAAAAGCCTGTTCTATTGTGAGAATAATGTTTTGAGAATGTAATTGTGATATCTCaggaataaagtcgtaatattaattcattcattcgtcaTATTAAAATTGTCCTAATGTTACAAGAATGCATTTGGAAAGTATTTTTAACGTCAAAACTTCTGTACTATTTTCTTGTATAATTTtccttgtaataataataattcttgcAAATTATCACCTTTTTTCCCCTaaatttaaccttttttttttccttgctcAATGACTTTATCCTCATTCAATCGGCTTCCCCCTCATAGGTATGATAGatagattgaaaaaataaaaaagaaaagttgtaaCCTTaaaggtggccgactggttagcacatctgcctcacagttctgaggatcagggatttgcatgttctccccgtgcctgcgtgggttttctccgggcactccggtttcctcccacatcccaaaaacatgcatggtgggttaattgaagtctctaaattgcccgtaggtgtgcgtgttgagtgcgaatggtttgtttgtttgtatgtgccctgcgattggctggcaaccagttcagggtgtaccccgcctcctgcccgacgatagctgggatgggctccagcacgcccgcgcgacccttgtgaggagaagcggctcagaaaatggatggatggatggaaaacctgctcataaatatgactttattcccataaaATTGTGACTGGTAATAttacaacagtaaaaaaaaaatttttttatttttcttggtaATATTCTGGCCTTTGTAAAATGTTGACCTTTTTATCATTGTCATGACTTCAATCTGGTAACTTTTCGACTTGAGTCGCATCAAATTTGgactttatttataatttttcttttcagcGTGGCCCTAAGACGTCTTCGTAGTCTTCTTCATAAGATTGCAAGTTCCTTTCTCCTGATGTGTTgcttaaatacaaatgtttgggTTTatctaaatgtgtgtgtgtgtgtgtgtgcgcgcgcgttgaTGCTAGCCCACATGTCATTCACGTGCATGAGTGCAGCTTTCGCTCCTTTGTCCTCCTGTGTGCCGATGCATGGCCCGCGAGTGTGGgattgtttgtgcgtgtgtgtattgtCGACTTTTCAACGTCTCCGAGTTTCTGACACTCCGTTGGCTTCGACGGGAAATATCGCACAGTGCACTCTcgatgtaacttttttttccccccgttctGGACGTTACTGTTCCCGTCCCATTTGTTTGATATTTCTGACTCGCTTCACCAGAAAAGCTTGAATTGCTTTGAAGTTGTCAAATCTACTTTGAATGTGGACGTTGTTGTCATTCCCCCACCCCTCATTTGTTTTCTCATCTAAGTTGTGCGCTGCATGAGTGGATAACACAAAATTGTACCACtttacaaaatggaaaaaaacaaatatttaacttttctttgtattttgggTTTCATTATTGTTGTGCATGTCGGGACTGCAAATGTATAAGTGTTGTTGTCTTTTATGGTCCGCGGAGGACGACTGAAATAAACTTTACATTCATGGAGGAATGACTCCCAACTCTTtgagttttttaattttatttatttttgggtacTACGTAAGTGCACTGCGATGGTGACAGACAGGATATTCAGGACTAAACAGGAAAAGGCGGCCGGTGTTTACAGAGTTTCCAACGGTTGGGGACGGCCCCAAATATTTCCGTTACACTGATAAACATTTAGCTGTTCAACTATGTTTTATTACATGAGGTGagatttttgctttgtttaatCATTTTTCACTCTGAAGACACTTTTGCCCTATGTTGCCTGTCTATGATGATTAAGATGCATTCAGGTGAACCACTGTTCTTGGAAATGAAGGATGGAAAACCATATTCCTATATGGGGCCATTGTTGTTTAGAATGTCCACCGAGGGCTGTACCAAATCACTGAAAAAATTATGcaacaatcaaacaaatgttttttattataaatgatTTGGGCTTTTTCTAACAGTCATTAGAATTCCATACAGTGGACCAGATCATTTGCTGTCACAGGCCATAGGTTGTAAGTTACAGATGTATTAAGGACTACTTTTTGAAGTGATTGCTTGATGAATTACTGAAACCGATGTACAGTATCCCCTAATTTCAAACAATAATGCTGTACAGTTTGATATGTAACGTCTTGATAATGTGTAAatcattaaattaatttgatgGTTGTGGCCAGCACGGTGtttggttagcatgtctgcctcacagtcgagaggttctgagTTCAAATCTCAGGTCTGGTTCGCCCATGTGCTTCCAATGGatttccacccaaaaaaacgttgggttgattgaagactaaattgcccaaatTGTTGTCCCGATGTGTGTCAGAAAAGATATACTTCAAATCCTACCGGATTCCTCCAAAGTTCCGTCGTCACCGCCATCTTGATGTTGCCCACGTCTTCAAAATCACTTTCCTTCAAGACCCctttgagcttgggaaagaggtaaaaaaaaaaaaaaattttttttaaagaaaataggCAGAGCCAGCTCAGCTGAGTgaggaggttgctccagcatggCAATGTTCTTcccggccaggaactgtcaaaTGCTCCGGGCACCCCTAACCCGCTGCAGGATCGCTTTGTAGACGTGCTGGTTGGTTGTTTGGCCCttattgaaggggaaaacttgaaATCTTTGGGTTTTACATtgatcttttgtgacaccagtcctggaacacACCATCCGACACACcttgtatgtgccttgtgattgactaTCGACCAGTTCAGCCTCCcgtccaaagtcaactgggatagactACAGCTCACCTGCACCCCTAATGAGCAGAAGGCGCtatagcaaatggatggatgtttgtcaaCATTATGGATAATTGGACAGTTTGTGCATTTTACCCAAACATTACACTTTTAAGAGCTTATTTCCCATGTCACACTAAAGAACCCTACGGATTCAGCCCCAAAATTGGTCCTGGGTCATTTCTTTACTGGGTCGCAGGTTATTGATTCCCTTGAATACCAATCAGGTACACCGTTTCTTGTCAAGGagttttttgtttcatgtttagagTGGTATTTTATGTGATGTATATGTATGTCCGTGTTGTAAATTGGGCATTGAAACCCTGCACGAGAATATTGCGACACCTCTGAATCAAAGGTTGGATTCCTCGATCTTCATTCTTTATTGTAACAAGAcaccatgaaaaaaattatgattacTTTGTGGGAACCATTTGGGATTAGAACATTTTCTATTCCCAAATACTCAAATCAAGATCAACAAAGgtatgcttggatgagtttggtgtgccAGAACAAGCGCATCAAGCAACTTGGGCATAGACTAGAATGGAGATTGGACAAAAATTCCTTTCCAGAATTGTGGAAGCTGTTATATCAAGGAATAACACCAGATTATCATTTCCTGTAGATATGatggtgtcccaatacttgtgCCCGCTGGTGATCTCCTTCCACCAAAAGACAAGTCAGcgggtttaaaaaaaggttGTGAGAAACGGTAAAAGCAGAACACAATACAATAGTCCAAAGTGACATGTGTAAACAAGACCTGACGAGCGGAATGTGACAAATGCTGACGATGGCGTTTGCAACGTTCCAAAGGAAGACGGCGCTGATTGCCACCTCAGTTTCATAGGCCACAcaagagtctttttttttttttttttttttttttttgttctgttcggATCCAGTCGCTACCTGTTGATGCAACCTAAGCCTCGTCCACTCAAGGAGACATGGCACTTTTAATGCCGCGGGCCTTGCCACGCTCGCTGAGCACTGACAATGATGAATCTGAGCGCCGCATTCCTGCTGTGAAGTCACACAGCGAGGAAGCCTCGCTGTGTGAATGACAGATCCATTCGGGGTTCATTAaaacaggggttctcaaactttttgggtccagggaccccttgcaggggagacatttttccaggGATGCCCTCATATTCGGAACGGCAATCAAACGTAACTAGCATGTGTACTACTGAATGTCGTCGGAATCAAAATGTTGTCAGTTACAATAACAAATTCCTTTTTATAAGTTCTAAAGTTATGGgaataaaggcatatttttcaGAAGTAATCTTTTCCAGAACAACGATATATTTTGTGGAGATAAAAAAGTCTTAATCATACGAGATTAGTCCTAGTCTGAGATAAGGTCGTAAAAGTTTAACGAGCAAGAAGTCCTATTTtaataagtgattttttttattttttaaatccaactttattcacatacaacaccttttattctggaacctttaccccccccccccccaaaaaagcactAACTAAATAGTTCCCCTTCTATTTGTAGGCAAGAGAGACAGAGCCCTGCTACAAATAGTGAAAATACGCAAGTAATTGATGGTTTATAACTGCctctagatgccacaagatggcggcaaagcactacttttctatcaGACAGGGCTATGGCCTGGCTCGATGAAACTCCTCTTCTCACTTCAACTTACTTCTTTgacaccaaaatgtcacaagaggCTGCCAAAGCAGTACATCTTTATTAGACATTGCTTTGGTCTGAGCAAAAAGATGGTAAATATGAGTTTTTCACCAAATAATGGCGGATTTAGTAGCCCCCAACccccctgcaaaaaaaaaaaatcgatggaTAAGGGAATTCACATATAGTGAATCACAATTATGTGGGGAACACTATTTTAGAAAGAGTGcctttttcaaatatatacatacacatataccaATTGATGTCTGCAATATGccttttgttctaaaaaaaaaaaaaaattcatgcagggatgtcagatttacagtatgtggtaGGTCACAATCATGTCAGAGCTTTCAATTCGtccaaagctaaggtagggagAAGTAATCGATATTGTGTTTTATTGGCATGCATATGTAGGTACtgtatgcactttttgttttttaaatgatgcaGCCTAATTTATTGCCAGTTTTGCAGAGCCCAGGGaccacagtttgagaaccactgtattCAAAGATCTGTGAGGAGACCGTCATGAAAAGTCcttcaaattgtcaaaaaaaaaccagaataTCCTGGTTCACCTTTTCTCAAGCAGCCCATCATCTTCCTGGATTGCCAAgattatttgtttattgttaaaataacagCCCATACAAAACAGtacaatatacaatacaaaaaaagtgcGTAGGTGGCTCATTCAGGTAGGTTGAAGTATCTCCAACCAGATCCAGTCTGGCAGCAGCACTTGTCAACTCTGGCTGAAGTCGGCGAAACCCTTCGCCGAGGCGAATGCGTCGGGCTGCAGGGGAAAGAAGTACTGCTGGGGCAGGAGGAACGCAGTGCCCTGCGAGGGCTGCTGGAGGGACAGCTGagcgtgggcatgctggagaaCCCCCGACGCCGGAGGGGACGTGTAGGGTGGCGGCAGAGACGGGGGCAACGTCTGATGGGTTTGAGTCGGCGTGGACGCCGGGGTAGAGACTGCGGCGGACACCAGGCAACCGTGCTGCTGTTGCCCCCCGATGGAGAACCTCCGCGTGGAGCTGCCGCCGCCCCCCGCTGAGCTGGAGCCGGTGGTGGCCGTGCTGGACTGCCTCGACGGGGCACGGAGGCTGGGCGGCGCGGCCGTGAGGATCATGGGGATGGTCTCTCCCTGGCAGCTGCGCAGCGAGAAGCGGATGGGCTGCTGGGCGGGCTGCTTGGGCCGCAGGCAGGTGCAGCAATAGACGGCCACGAGGGAGCCCACCACCACGAAGGCCACGAACATGCTGCTCACCATGAGGAAGGGCACGTAGACGGGCTCTGCGAACAAAGACGAGGACATCTGAGTCAGGCAGCGTTTTGTGGCCTAGTTTGGATATGCGTGATCGGAACTCCTCAGATCGTAATCAAGTCTCAAACATTCACTAATCACAAAAAAACTTGGGGACAATGG is a window of Phycodurus eques isolate BA_2022a chromosome 9, UOR_Pequ_1.1, whole genome shotgun sequence DNA encoding:
- the shisa3 gene encoding protein shisa-3 homolog codes for the protein MTSLQEFGPSPSPSPSSASSPPPPAGMVRLLGCLLLGYLTWNLRISDAQGEYCHGWLDASGNYHDGFQCPEDFDTADAAVCCGSCALRYCCAAADARLEQDGCTNDRPAAAADDDDDTEYAAQPVYVPFLMVSSMFVAFVVVGSLVAVYCCTCLRPKQPAQQPIRFSLRSCQGETIPMILTAAPPSLRAPSRQSSTATTGSSSAGGGGSSTRRFSIGGQQQHGCLVSAAVSTPASTPTQTHQTLPPSLPPPYTSPPASGVLQHAHAQLSLQQPSQGTAFLLPQQYFFPLQPDAFASAKGFADFSQS